The sequence tgccaaatgctgtaaatttattacaaataattaaatatattttttctcttgaTTTCTACTTGTTGGAATATTGCATTAAAGTTGTAACAAGTCTGACATTTCtgcctttatattttacatgcCTGCAATTTTGtaagggtgtgtaaactttttatatccatGCTACACAGATGCTTAaatgcttttctcttttttgccaTCTTGAGTCAATATTTAAGTCAATTGGGCCTGTTAGCAtttttatacacagcacagtgcatgaaagaacaaaataattaaCGTCCTATCATGTAAGGCACCTGTCTGGCCCATCTGAACTTGTGGCTTCACTGGTTTATTCACAGCTTTCCTTTACCTGTCACCGTTTTCTCTATAGTATAACAAAAAGGCAAATTAAACGAAAAAATGCTCTGCTCACactgtatttattaaacattacagtaaagtacagtaaagcTACAGAAACTCAACCACATTGTACAATtttgatgagcagaaaagcacctcAGAGTacttcactttattaggaattcCTACTCATTCAAGAAACAAGTATTTCAGCAAGTCATGCAGTGAGAGAATAATGTGATTTTAACTACGGTGTCATTCTGATTCAGACCATGGTGCCATTCTGATACTGTTGGTATGATTGCATCATAACAAACCTTGCAGGTGCTATTTCATGCTTCATATCTCCTATTAATCCACACCCAAAGGTGTTCTATTAGATACAGATCCGGTGAATGGACTGTATACACAAGGAAGATTGGGTCCATGAATTTATGAAGTTGGTGCCAAATTTGGACCCTACCATTGAGCAGAAAGAGGTTGCTCATACCAGGCTATGCTTGTTATTGAATCTCTGAAATGAAATATCATAATATCAATTAATTTCTTTGATAACCAATGTTTACTCAAAGAGCTTATTTTAGCTACAGAACCAACAGTTGATTCAAACTATAGCAAAAGAATCAGTTTGacctagggctgggcgatagaacgataacgatatgtatcacgatagacacgtgatcgatatcaataaaaaatgtgttcgataaaacgttcaatattttttattcttcgtcagaagtaaacagaggttgcgaagcaagtttggttgcattaacaaaggcacgcactctctggtaacctagcaacatagggagtgacacgctaacagcaaatcatgtaacagtatcatgtttggttgcaccatatcgttgtctcgtgctggtctgctggattccacTTCAATAACCGGCAACTGATAAGCATAAAATGAGCcacagcgagcgaggaaattgtaagtaaaagaggaaaagtcagctcgccagtgttttttggatattataagtctgaccgtagtcataccaatgtcgtctgcaaattatgcaatagcactaaacttgcactaaattctcaggtttctctgtttatatttaacactttgcactattttattacactttattaagcatttcttacatttcctttcattttgcaccttaaacgTTAAGAGATAactgttaagtgttcattgtgactttagacttatgtttacattttaattatttaagtgttcctggttgttgacatttctgtcttaataactgaggggattatgatcagaggaaggttaagtttaaaataaaaatgtttaaatgtaatattttctcctgctccttattttaaatgggtcataaaaaatatcaataattatcgatatcgaccgatatgaaacactgatatcgtgatacagttttcagccatatcgcctaGCCCTAGTTTGACCTGatgtttattcacacacacacaaaaaaaaaaaagatcaagcaTCATCTGAATATGACAAACAGAGGTCAAAGAGTGGAGAGGAAATTTCTTGTGGTATGATGCATGCGTCTGTGGGGAAGAGGAAATGAGGTTTCTCTAACACAGTCATTTGTTGTGGTATGTACATGGTTTGACAAGTCTGTTCTAGTCTAATGTCTAGTCAAAATGAGAAATTCCGGCAGCATATGCTTTGAAATGAACACGGAAAATGACAAGTTTAAAGATATTAAACCTGATTTCAGTATCCATACACaagattttacatatttttgttttcccagcagtcgaataaagtaaaataagtcatattgtttaatttatattcCTACTTATAGGCATCTGAAGAAAGACCTGCTGAATTACATTCCAGATGTTCTTAGCCTCACCTTTCTGAAACTGAAGTTCCACTTAAATTATCAGAAAACTGTTGTTGTAATGCTTTCCTTAAAATTAATGCTATTTGGATTggtatgttgtttttaaatgcattcaTACATTTGTAAGTGTGACTTAAGTTACGTCTATATAAatgtgtcatatatatatatatatatatatatatatatatatatatatatatatatatatattttttttttttttacatgcagaGTACACATGCCTTAAAAATGACTTCATAGGTTGTCTAAGCTGCATTGTGGATTTAACGCACAATttcgaaaaaacaaaacagtgcacTTTACAATTGCATTTGTCTAATGTCAACGACACGGCCGTTTTCATTGTTGATGTTACTGAGTGGCTAAAATATTTTGGTGAACACGAAAATtttttgattaaatattttggTGTTTCTAGATATGctaataatgatttattttccacaagtttttttttaagttctatCAGAGGGTACTGCTATTAACTCAGATGGTGGTAATCTACTGAAAGCTCAAAAGCAGGGTGTCTTTGATCAACATGTGCATTAATGTCTTGCAGATATGTATAAGAGGGACAGAGATGGGAAATGTAGCAGAGCAAACGTACAGCTGACCATAACCACTGCTGTCCTATTCAAAACAAAGCTCTTATATAAACGTCTACATTGTCTGAGTGTTCATCTCAATCCCCACTGTCTTCTAACAGATTTAAGAGGGTTAACAACAGATTACCAAAaggaagacagacacacaactacGTATCAGATTGTGATCTGTAAAAGTGTcactttttcctgttttgaCACATTTGAATCTCAGTTCTTTAAAGTCCTTCATATCTGTATGCTGATAGACAGAAACAAAACCTGTAAACCAACACGTGACCTGAATCAGTGTTAATAGCAGTTGAAGGAATCTAATTTCCATTAAAGACGAAATCTGAGAAATATATGAACACAAAGCTTTTTCCTGGAATAAACAAGGCCATGATACATTTCACCAGAGAGCACATAAATACTGAAAggtttttaatgtaaacagtCGAGGTTCATGATCATGgtctatatttatatctacaGTGGTGTCTAACATTAATCTAACCTTAAGTTAGACACACTAAAGATCTACAATATGTTTTAACTTCAAATTCATAACGCAGCCAGGAAAAATAAGTCATTAATCAGTATCACGGAAAGATTCTATGAAATGCTTTTCCTCTCACTTTAACATAAATCCAGTGTGAAAAACAGCAACGGGAGCCAATGGGCTTCCAGATTTAACCATTAACGCGCTACATCACTCTACGTTAGCCAATGAGCTTGCAGAAAGGTGGATTCCAGTTGGTTGTTCATGTTTGTCCGAGTTCACAGAGGCCCAATCCCTGGTGTCGCAAGACAACATTTGCCGACCAAAGTAACGCGGTGAGCGGGGCGTCTGTTCTCACGGTTTACCGGTAATCTAAACCgagaaaaacaatacaaagaGCAGCCGAGCTGTAATACGGCTCTCAAGTGGTTTACAGAATGAAAAGGCCTTAAACTGAACAGCTGACTGTATGACAGTATGAGTATGAACACAACCGCGGATTATAACAAAAACACCTACCCAGAAATTTTCCAGGAAATACGGCGTTATCATTTTGGGTTCCTTTCTTCTGAAGTTTCGTCTCTTGTCTCAAATTCGATTAACTAAAACACTTCATCCACCGCCCTCCCCTGATTTTGTGCGGTTTTGAGCTCTTTTTTGTtcccccttttctttttctttccttcctccgGTGTGAAACTCCACTTCCCCCCTCACGGGTTCACTTGTCTCCTTTAGCCTCCAGATGCAGTTTGGTGTTGTCCATTATTAACAGCAGGTCAGCGCCCCTAGCGGTGGCCTATTATAACGCTACAGTTAATCTCGAACGTTTACAATATGTGAGGAAAAATACTAATACAAAATAGTTCagtaatatattacaaaaatataaatgagcATTTATCACACTGTTGCGTGTTTTGCTTGTTCTTTAGAACAAACTGGATGCATTGTTAAGTGAGAATTTTTAAACTGGATCTTTAAATCTCACAGAAGTGGAATTCTGGACTTTTAACACATTACAAGTTTTAAACTtctcaaatgtttttaaaacattgttttactAAGGATTTGTCATTAAACATGCTTTTTATCGTATATTTAAGAGATGTCTAACTACAATATTATTACAAATGAAAGCTATGAAAGTCCtaatttctgctttatttccaATTTTAACCGTGCTATACCAATATCGATGGTCCCAACACATAGTTGCTATTAGGTTCACTTCCTCAGtctgtttcttctgtttatGGTGAACTTCTCACTGGGTTTGGGCAAGGATGACGTACATCAACCACAAGGGACACCCTAGTTTGATGTCCATTTTCTAGATGGTAATACCATTGATGCGACCATGGGATACTCCAACCAGTGTGTCGCTCTACCTGATGTAGAAGACCTTCACCTTTCTTTAAAATAGCCAGCACTGTGAGGAGGTGGTGTTATGATTTTGCCAGCCAGGAGGCTTCCTTTTTGGGGCTTGCTCATAATAGATTAATAGTAGATTGTCAGTGTAAACAATTAGGGTGCTAATTACTGGTGCAACAGACAATTCCATATTACACAGTAATAAAATTATGAAGAAATTTTGTGAATCAGATAAACTCTGCAGCCTTACATTAGCACTGGGCTGAAAACAGGAAAATTCAAAGAGGAGATATTCTCTTTTTAAGAGTGAATAATTAATTACACCTAACCATTGTTATGCTTCAGTTTAAATAGTATATTGGGTCTATAAGGCCAATGATTAGATTTAGAAACTACTTGAAGTTCTAAAGTGTTTAGCAATATCAAATGCATCTTTGGAATGGGATTTTAACCAAAAGGCAAAGGATTCTGTTTCTACTGCCAGTGCATCAGACTTCATACACAAAATTAGGAAAACACattgtaataatgtaaataaatatctacTCATAAAGGTAACTGCATAACTGAGCTCAGATACTAAGAATTTATAATTAACCACCGTAGTTCATAGTTTAATGGTGAATAGCTACGTTTTTCAAAGCTGAGAACCCTTACACTCCCACAGAATTAACTGAATCAGAACTTTGCATCACATAAAGCACAGTTTTAATCAACACTGAATATGTGGCTCCACTATCTagcagaaaggaaattattttacCTTTAACAGATAAATGAATAGATCTGTTTTAGAGACAATGTACATTTTGCTTGATCATTGTTCTGGATTCTCTCTAATTTCTGAAATTCTgatgcatttttatataaatatgaataagaaGAGATCATTTCACAAGTATGtagtttatatttagtgttattCTTCAGcaaataacacaataataaactCCTAATTCAGATATACACatggaaaaaatgttttgaaaaaaatgacCACAATGTTCACTTAAATAACCTGAAACTGACTAaattatagataaataaaaatgctgaaaacTGACTAATGAAAATCAGACAAGGCTTTCAAATTGTGGTTCATataagcattaaaataaactaatgaGACAGACCTGGACAAAAATTATGGtacctttaatatttttaatattgtagTGATTGCCCTAATCTTTTACAATTACAATCCCAGCATGATCACTGCAATCAAGCAATTTCTATAACCCTCAATGAGTCTTCTTCACCTGTTAACAGGTATTTTGGCCTACTCCTCAGGAGCAAACTGTTCTAGCTATCTCAAGTTTGAAGGCTGCCTTCTCCAAACTGCATGTCAGCTCTTTTCACAGATGTACAATAGGATTTAGGTCAGGGATCATAGAAAGCCACTTCCGAATAGTTTATTGTTTAGTTCTTAGACattcttgtgtctgtgtgttttgggcAATTATCTTGTTGGAGGACCCATGACCTGTGAccgagaccaagctttctgacactagGCAGCAAATTTCGCTCCAGAATGCCGTGATAGTCTTGATAATCTACTATATATTGTACCCCCAAAGAAACATACTGAAAGAATgttgtttctttcatttatgttgaaagaaacaaatgttatttttcttCTGATTAATTGTTCAAGTGCTTTACAATTTACCCACTAGATCAGGCATATTTTCATACCCTACAACAACCACTATTGCAAATGTGTCATTGGATGACTGTCAATTAATGctcaattataattaaaatttcaTGGGATTAAAGGGATTAAATACTTTTCACTGTTTACAAAAAGATATTGCAGTTAATATATCTTAATATGTAACTATTCAGAtgttctttacatttattaatttattatttttaaatgtaaaaaaatgccTTGTCATATCAACACACATGCACCCTCGTCTTGTTCaaaattacatattaaataCACTATAATAAATGCAGCCCATGagcacaaaaatatatatttctttagaCAGAAACTAATTGTcaattttaacacacacaactcaatgTATTCGGCACACACTGGCTAGCTTGTGGAATTGTTTTCCCCACACTTCTAAAGAAAACTTTACGGTTTTAATACCAGGAACAGACGCATCAGTATTGTGTACtgctaatattttattaacttaagTTGTAGCCATGAccatcatgtgtgtgttcactctaACAGCAGTGGTCTCAGAGTCCTTCGGCTGCTGGTCCTGCTGGTCGCCTcgtgcagaaaagaaaaaagcttccTTTTCCCTGTAGGAGTGCGGTACAGCAAGTGGTCCAGCCTTTCTGGGTTCACCTGACCTGCCTGCTGTAGCTGAGTAATCAGATGCTCAACTTGCATTTTCCATGGCCCGtcttcacttctctcttttaacacatccaccTGAAATAAAGTGACAGCTAGAAGTGTTCATTATATCAGTTATGAGCCATTAAGTATTGGGAAAGTTATAAGAATACTAGATAAATCAAAGAATAACAATTACAACAGCAGTAATTAGACTGGTATATCTACATTGCTTAAAatccatttcatttcaaatgataAACTGGCATAAATGACTAGAGAATTCCTTGGTCACATTTGTTTCTGCTGATAAATTGAAATTGTAAATCATGGTGCAATTACATTggtttaattttctttattgaaCATCAAGTggtataaacaattaaaaagtcTCACCACTTCTTGGCAGAAGTCTTGCTTCTTTACAAACACTAAACTATCAGATAGCAGGGCTGTTGTGAGGACAGAAACTGCATCATTTATAGATCCTGACATGGCCAACAGAAGTACCTGGAAGaagtcaacaaaaaaaatgtttgagttTGCATTGGTCTCTCTCAATCCTTATACatactgtagcacaaacaaacagacttaCTCTCAGGTTTTGGCATAGTctgctgtctgtgtttatgatCTGAGTGTAGGTACTCTGTGCTCGCTCAACATCATCCTGAAAGATGCATAAGCAATAAGATTTCACCCTCCATGGACAGGTAGAGGCATAAGAGTGAACCTCTCATTCAGTCAAGGTTATGGTAATAATTCATATTGTCTTACATCATTCTATTATTACACACCAACTTAATATGCTATTCACATGATGTTATTCACtcatttaacaatttattttgttcttttaggGTCTGAAAAATTTATTTCACTATAAAGAACTCACTTTTGAACTGTGATGTCCTCTAAATGCTTTGTTACTCTTATTTACTTGCTAACATGTTCTGAGCATTATAAAAGTATGTGTCTTAATAGGATAGTACAGTTAATTATACAGTAAATTACTTACCTGTTTAAGTGCAAAGGCAACTGCAATACAATAAGCATGTCTAGGAATGAAGCTGACTTTTGTCTGACCTTCCTCTAGCAAGGCTAAGCAGATCTGGTATGACTTAGCAGTGTTCTAGAAATTACATCATACAAGAAATCAGagattaattaacattttactaTCTAATCAACACTtatattaaaatgcattataaatgtaaacatattagCAAAATATATTAGCTATAAAACATTCTTCCAACACCACATGCAAAAGTTTAGTGATCAAAATGTGCAAAAGtctaaaaataagaaaaaacagttTTCATACTAGCTTGTAGCAGGTAGCAAATGCCAGCGTAAAGGTGTCCTTGTTGAAAGCAACGCCTTGGGCTTTCATTTCCCTTATAAGCTCCAACACACCTGCATAGACACATCAACATTATTACTCTGTATGTGGATATAATTCAGGGAGCTCGGTTATAGCATGTTTTGGGCAAAAAAGCCATGTACCCATAACCTCCAGTGCCTCATAGGACATGAACTATGTTAAGGTTGTGACAGATTCTACAGTAGTAATTATAAGCTAATAATTGTGCCACATATTCtggatagaaaataaaggtataTGTGATTGCGATCTGATAATGGTTTAATGTTGCTGTTTTCCATCTACCATTTATTGTGGAAATTTACTGTAAATGTCTtagatagaaaaataaatataataaacatgttcATGCCCCAATTTCCCATTATTGTGGGCTTGCAACAGGTGGCAATTCTAAttaacagatgaacagattgaTTGTTGGCTATTTTCTTAGGATTTATGTTAATTGCCACcaaaggctcttaaccctcaattgctcagtttgaaaataaattttgaaataaaatgtaagtcactaaAAGTCTGCTAgatgctaaatgccagaaatgtaaatttctgatcttgttttttAGCTGTAGTTGCCAATGCAAATCAGTGACATTTCTGCAATATAGATTTCACCCTCCTTATTCCATTTAACTAGATATTACTGTAAGTCTTACCTTCAAATTGCCCTTTACTGAATAGCAGGTCTATGGCCAGGTTGAAGGATGTACAGTCTGGAAAGAACCCTTTTAGCCtcttaaagaaataaagtataacaaaataattacaAGGAAATAAGTCTAATAAATTGCttataaacaaatgattatACAACTTTTTATGATCAAAATTCTAAACATATTTTTACAATAGTATGCATTATACCTGATATAATTTGACATGCCAACATggagataaattaaaaaaccaaccaaaaaattaaaacatagaTGGcaaaagattcattcattcattcattcattttctaccgcttatccgaactattctcgggtcacggggagcctgtgcctatctcaggcgtcattgggcatcaaggcaggctacaccctggacggagtgccaacccatcgcagggcacacacacacacacacactctcattcactcacgcaatcacgcacccacacactacggacaatttagagatgccaatcaacctaccatacatgtctttggaccgggggaggaaaccggagtacccggaggaaacccccgaggcacggggagaacatgcaaactccacacacacaaggcggaattgaacccccaaccctggtgtgaggcgaacgtgctaaccactaagccaccgtgccccccatggtctctattaaataaatacattaataataattttaaaaaatgcttaattttGAATATTGGTACCTTATCTGTTAGTGTAGTGAATGCTAAATCTGCCAGGCCCAGTTCATAGCACAGCCTCATAAACAAGGGTCCAAACCTGAACTCCCCAAATACCATATTACCATTTTGTTCATGGTACCTGCAtagagaaatgaaaataaaactgtattttgtaataataatagagacaatgcaaacaaaaaaaaagcagagattTACACACTGAATTATATGTCTATATTTAAGCAATGCAAACAAAGGTTAATGATCATCAGAAAGTGTGATTCAAATTACTGTCACATGCGTTAAAAGATAAGGCAGAGGATccaaatgcattttaataaaacaaaagcacaaaggATTTCAGGAAAGGACAATGGCAAAACAGGACGAGAATCATGAGCACATGGAACAGCTATTACAGACAACAACCGACAAACAACATGGCCAAACACTCAGGGTCAAATACTCATGGGATCCAATGACAATGAGAACTGAAGGGCACatgaacaacaaacaaacaatcacaaCATGACATTACTGacctgtacatttttttaaaatattctttaaaaaggaatattaaaaaaaggaatgttggggttgaaattaaaaaatgaacatgagacattagaatcagaatttctgttttaatttcctgatatttacatcttcTTTTACTTTCAACTGTTCccattaggggtcaccacagcgaatcttctgtttccacctaactctatccttggcatcatctactctcgcaccagttaccttcatgtcctcttttaacgcatccatatatcatcttgcttgccttcctcttgacctcttacctgtagctccatctccaacatccttctaccaatataaccatctccctcctctgtacatgtctaaaccatctcaatctatcctctctgaccttgtccccaaaacagccaacattagttgtccctctgatgtccctctcgttcctaatcctgtccatcctcgtcactcctaaagtgaacatcaacatcatctctgctacctccatctctgtctcatgtcttttcctcactgctacagtctctaatgcatacagcagagctgctctcactactgtcttgtacaccttccCTTTGATTCCTGATATTTACTTCTATATGTGTTAAATGAAAAGTGTTTCATTCTCTTTGAAGAGATTAATCCTGATTCCAGGAACCTTTGTGGCTCATCTCTGTCATTTTTTCTTACTTGCAATTTGGCCAattcttactgctgatgagcGCTTCGAATCATGTGCAGGGTTTCctgcagcactttgcagttcgggcggcccacctaagctgggaaaccctaccgccttaactaggtcgtccaaaaaaaaaattccgcttcacaaaaggccgtcaagtgcatctcggagaatagcgcgGACGCGCTTCACACCACCAGCGGGCGCCACAGACAGacgaaatgagagacagacgtggtccgtcactgtctggaggataactagccagttgataaaacgcggGTTCGcgagaactgtaagtggacttatgttttgggtttatttaagcctgttattgtattagtctatagttcttgcatagttaaagtaagttagctggtgattttgttgtttgagttcttcacctgctagctaggttgcacatgcctgtttttaataattgttaaacgtagtacagagtctgtggtctatctcacaaagaagccgGCTTAACTTGGTCCTTGGGATTTTAAGAAAATTTTGAGTTGCTGATCTCAGTGTTCTTCCCGTTTGATGTTCGGTTAACAAATCTGATAAGTAAGATGGCGCAAGGCCATGCAGAGATTTATATACTAGTAAAAGTAACTTAAAATCAATCCTGTACTGTACAGGAAGCCAATACAAGGAGACCAGGGacggagtgatgtgttcatgttttttaatattcattaataatcttacagcagcattttgaacctTCTGCAGCCGCAAGATAGAGGCTTGACTAATTCCTTTATATAAcgaattacaatagtccagtcttaATGATATGAGAGCATGAATTGCAATTTCGAGAGTCTTAAATGTCAGACAAGATTTCATCTTGGCCAGATTTCTCAGATGAAAAAAAACTAGACTTTACAACatgatttatctgtgtgttcagattaatttaattttcattgaCAGTTAATTTTCATTGACAGTGGGCCAAGATTAGACTCTGCTGCATCCTTTGCTCCTCTGGGGCCGAACACTACAAcctctgtcttgtttttgttaagGTATAATAAATTAGAAGCCAGCCATGCTTTAATATCAGAAAGGCAGGACATTAATGGTTCTAGACTATTTCTATTAGTTAACGGTAGATATATTTGTCATGTCACTGAATGTTGTTTTGTGGGTTTTCCTTATAGCCCTCACAATTATTCTAT comes from Tachysurus vachellii isolate PV-2020 chromosome 26, HZAU_Pvac_v1, whole genome shotgun sequence and encodes:
- the ptcd2 gene encoding pentatricopeptide repeat-containing protein 2, mitochondrial — translated: MALRGLSFCVTFVLRHVNSPRLEVFCSAVKFNSIICRIEARRYLLSEDVVRLEDFQKKKLAVARQLSGSKGHFFAALNEKIERNQLILKDELKLLLLLCQSPEDMVMARNAIYRYHEQNGNMVFGEFRFGPLFMRLCYELGLADLAFTTLTDKRLKGFFPDCTSFNLAIDLLFSKGQFEGVLELIREMKAQGVAFNKDTFTLAFATCYKLNTAKSYQICLALLEEGQTKVSFIPRHAYCIAVAFALKQDDVERAQSTYTQIINTDSRLCQNLRVLLLAMSGSINDAVSVLTTALLSDSLVFVKKQDFCQEVVDVLKERSEDGPWKMQVEHLITQLQQAGQVNPERLDHLLYRTPTGKRKLFSFLHEATSRTSSRRTLRPLLLE